The DNA region aaaggaaaaagaaaatgaatgcaaatAAAACTTGATGTACAGAGAAGTAAAGCTGGCACATAAAAGGGAAGGTGTTTAAACACTAATAATATAGTTCTTTAATTTCCTGCAGACCGTCACTGCCTTATTGCTAAAATATTTATCCAAATGAGGAGCTGGTTTTCAGTTCCAGCTGTAAGCTTGTCTCCATCCATGCCTTACAGTTCATCGCATCccattaacaaaagaaaatcttgttTACTTGTTAAGTGTGGAGTGTAGTTCATAAATGTTTACCATGTTAGAGTGACTTATCTACTAGGAAAATAAAGCGGCTGTCAGTTTTAACACCACACCCATGTTAGGTCACTACAGCTGAAGGCACTGTTTAAACATGTGTCTACACCCCTCCCCTTGGTGCTCCCTCCCTCTGTTCCCGTACAGGATTGATCTCTTCCTCGTCCACctcctccatcttcttctgcttctcgTCTTCCACATCTTCCGGAAGATTTCTATAGGAGAAGGCAGCGCTTTTTGGGTTTGATGTCTGGGGGCTCCAGGGCTGCCAGGATGGCCTCATCAAACACGTTCTTCAATcctctcttaaaaaaaaaaaaaaaaaaaaaaaaatcagacacaaagagaaacatttttttttaaaggtgcaaATTCTTCATTCCACTCCTTGATTTAGTAAACAGATTATTGGTAAGATGTAATGATCTTAGAAATTGATTAATCTATCGATTATCGAATAATgggaactctttttttttggattggctgattaataatcgaatAGCAAAAGGTACTTAATAGgagatttctgtttatttatttttctttacagaatttgaaccaggttaAGCCAAAACTAaaccacttgaggagttttaaGTATatgaaggcttttatttttgtacagtgtaggcttaattattgctttatgttctttcctcaaaattgtctttttttttagtctgtgtatgccagttaatgattaatcaatttctaaattagttgacaaatatttcaataactgattcaTTACGatgaatctgattaatcatttcagccctagtAGGACGAGTaaggaaaaaaacatcacaataagTTTCACTGCAATATAACGATGACAAAGAAAAGAATGTCAAACTCAGACAGGTTGGAGAAAgaatacatctaaaagttgtagtAGTAGTTGGGCACCCATACAAGGCGCTATATCAGGCTCTTCAGGAAAGGGTGAGATTTAGCAGTATTGTTGTGAAAAGAAATAAtactcttgtttttgttttcacagatgtTATTTGTAATCAGTGAAGAAAATTTCACTCCACATTTGACTTGTGCAAAGATTCTAGTTTGCCTATAGATGTCTAACTAAGTTGGTTATAttccaacaaaaatattttatctgatcaattaaactggattttaaaaCCTATGTTCAGAGTAGAATTATTCAGTTTAGGTTTGATCAGAGTAACTGTTTTAAATTATAAGCTGGAGATGAtaatatgcataaaaaaactgtgaataaGCCCTTTAGTTTAGTGTCTCTAAAGCAGATTCAGTGTTGTTAAACTTTTGTATCATGTTTGTCACCATTTCTGTAACCGTAAAACACCCAAAATGgttccacaaaaacaaaacactcaaaagTAGTGGGAGGTtcatcaaacatgtaaaaaactgGGCTTACTTCAAAATGAGTTTTATAAATAGATACTAGGTGTTAAGGTTAAAGCTGACACATAGGAATCATAATAGCTTACCCTTACTTCCCAAGAAAGTCACTTCATAATCTCAGCAAGATAGCACTTTGTGACACTTTAATATGAaatattgttgctttttgaAATCATAAGTTATGTTACACTCCTACATCATTGACATTTTTGCATCTTaaagtgaaaaactgaaatgacttTCTTAATTATCCAACTGTCACTCTATTTTACTCAGTACCCTCacctatttaaataaaaataaaaaacaaatccttgAATGATGCTCACCATTTGTGCTATGTAAGGTTGTGCATTTTTGCAGAAGTTTCCTCTAACATGGACTTGACTGATTTATTGGACCgattgcatgtttttaaaaaaaaattagttttaatgaCTTCATGAACTTCCTGCTCTTTCAGGCATTGTGCAATGCAAATGTGCTCATGCAGCGTTCCCTGACAAGTCCGTTACAGCCTGACAAGTCCCGTCTTGTGTAAAAGTTAAGAAATGCACTCAGAGTTGTAATAAACAACCTGTTTGTTTATGCTTGGAGAGTCTGCCTTTATGTGAGCTTCTCTTCTCTAGTTGGTAAGTTTTTTACTTTCATGGCCTAATTCCTTAGTCACAAACTACATtagtaaaatgacaaattataaATAGTTTATCAATATTTGGATAGTTGTGAACCAGAAGAGAACCTGGACACAGTTGAATCAGAAAGGGCTTTGGACTGCGGGGCCTTCCAGTGGTGGTGAGGTGAGAGTCTGCAGTCAGAAGCAGTTGCCTCCCTCCCATTTACCTGCGTCAGAGCTGAGCACTCCACATATTTGACAGCTCTGAGCTCTCGCGCCAGTTTCTCCCCACTTTCAGAGCTCATGGGTCGTTGTTTGTTCTTGGCCAGCTTCTCCATTGTGTTGCTGTCGTCTCTTAAATCCACCTGAGTTCCAACCAGCAAGAAGGGCGTCCGCGGGCAGTGGTGAGAAATCTCAGGGACCcactgtgattaaaaaaaaatttacaataaaaattaaagtcaaTGAACTAAATCTCAACTCTGGGATTGccaaaaactaaactaaaaattaaataaataaataacaaacagtAACTATTCAAGGGAGAACTTCAAGTGATATTTGCCTAAGTTTAATAAATGAtactttatttgtaaagttaGGAAGAATGTCCATTGCTATACAATTAAAGTGACCAAACCTTCTCTCTGACGTTTTCAAAGGAGGAAGGCGATACGACTGAGAAACAGACGAGGAAAACGTCGGTTTGAGGGTAGCTAAGGGGTCGCAGTCTGTCATAGTCCTCCTGACCTGCAGGGGGAGACAGAGACacttaaaactaaaatgataataaaaaaaaataaataattaaatagtgACAGGAAGGAAACAAGCAAGTTACTTTATATCTTCAACATTAAAAGAAAGGGTAATTACAGTAGGAATACCAACACTCCCTTTAATTTTTCAGTTACTGTGGGTGCCAACAACACCAATATCAATCGCAAAAGGTTATAGGTATATGCAGATTTATTATCACCTGCAGTGTCAAACAGTCCAAGGGTGTATGGCTCCCCTCCGATCATCACTGTCACAGCATAGTTATCAAAGACCTGGACATGAAACAGGGCAGAATAtgaaaaagacttaaaaataagCTAAGAGGAAGCCTGGAAAATGGGAAGTGAAATTGTCAGAAATAACAGGAAGAGGGCTGAAGAAAGGCTTACTTATAAAGACGCTCGACTGaattaaatttgtttctatggaatgcagaaataaatggaaagtAAATAAACTGTAGATTTTTAGAAAGGCTGGCAAAAACAGGTCATGCCTTCCAACATACTTTGTTTTGCCATGTCAAACATATCcaagatgttttattcattgAAGATTGTATGGACTTTCATTTACTCTCCTTTGCTGCAACCCAGATTCTCATTCTATCAAAATCCTGTTTGAAACATCATACTGAGATAGAAACAGATAATTAaacaatttgatattttaattattttacctGTTCAGTAGTGTTATAATCATAATGATTTACAAGTACATATTTTTAGTGAGAGAcggagtttgattaaaaatgggGAAGGATCATATCTACATGCTCTGACTCTGAAGccaattatttcataaaatgtggGAGACATTGACCAATGAGCTGCAATTGCTGAGCTACTTGAACCGTAGCATCTGAGACGAAGGTGAAATGGGGACGTGTCTCTGTGggtgttttaaatatcttgtttaCTGTGTCATCTCCAcggcaacaaaaacaaacttcctgTTTACATTTAACATACCCTTTGTCAGGTGGTGTTACTGCGCTGACAAAGCTCCACCCTCATGTAAGCAGAAATCATGTGAGGCTTCGTTTTTGTATGGACTGGGTTGAACAGAGTGGCTTCAAATATCCTGTTCACTAGCAGCAAACCattgaaaagaaaagttaaagaTATTGTGGTGAACGGCTGCTCAGGTGAACAAGCTTACTGACTCTTACTtattcttcttgtttttctctcatatCCTCAGGCTGCTGCCATGCGCATTGACATGCAGCGCCGTTGCAACATGCGTGTGCAATATCAGTTCTTCAAAAGTGGAAAAGAGCAGGAATGCACAGCTTCAACAAACACCCAGCCCTGCTGCTGTTTGGTGTAGCCTGCAGACattttggtttaaataaaacccagaatgCTGAGGTAAGATCCAGCTAAACCAGACTGAATAGAAGTCACAGACAATTTTCTGACACCGTAAATCATAGTTGAACCAAAATTTAGCAAAATCATCTATTTGgatccattttttttatgttttcattttcaggtcaaataatttttaatatcagacaaagactctacaagtaaaaacaaaacgcCATCTTGTAATTTGGACAATAGAAGCTGTCCAAACCAACATGGTCAAATGTAATAATATTATGCCTTCCTTGTTAAATAGTGAATTAATTGTAATAAACAGTATTTACTGGTTATTTTACTAGCCATACCCAAGCCTGAGCTGTAGAATCAAGCACTTAAAACAAGGAATTTAATAACAGATAAGAAACTTGTGTCTCTGCCGTCCAAAGTACCAACTTTAAAAGGGTAAAATAGTCATTTCTGAAGCGAACAAAGGTAagggtaacaaaaaaaaatcctaagtATTGGTTCTTCACgttgattcttgttctgggttgtcAAGTACTCCACAATTTATAAATAACAGGGGTTTCTCCAAGTCTTGCTCCGATATTATTAAAAGTATAGAGCTAAATAGACCAACATTATTTACATAATGAACTAAATGTACTTTATTTAGTTCCATCATTACTtccaaaaaccacaaaatgtgcATCAGTTCAGTTCAAGAAGCTGAATTGGAAATGCAGCCTGAGGTGAATCACACCGACATGTATGGACAAAAACAGGCAAACGGAAACAGAGCGGAGGGGCGAGGCAAGGGAAATATGTTGACTtcagtaaaacacaaataaagctGGGATACTCCGAGGCCTAGACTGTAGGCgtaatctcagaaatttacCTGGGTGGACAAGCATAAAATAATGCAAggttttcaaatttgttttaaaataaaaatctaaacatgtgGCGTAAAGAA from Xiphophorus hellerii strain 12219 chromosome 13, Xiphophorus_hellerii-4.1, whole genome shotgun sequence includes:
- the LOC116731340 gene encoding cell division control protein 42 homolog; this encodes MQTIKCVVVGDGAVGKTCLLISYTTNKFPSEYVPTVFDNYAVTVMIGGEPYTLGLFDTAGQEDYDRLRPLSYPQTDVFLVCFSVVSPSSFENVREKWVPEISHHCPRTPFLLVGTQVDLRDDSNTMEKLAKNKQRPMSSESGEKLARELRAVKYVECSALTQRGLKNVFDEAILAALEPPDIKPKKRCLLL